The sequence AATATGACTCAGTCCAGGAGGATGAGATGCACTGCAGTCCTTGAAGAAGCAGCTGCTGGAAACACACTGCAACTACTATTACAATTAGGTCTTTAGCAAGCATTTAGCCTAACTTTACATGAACCTTGGTACAGTATCTAAAAGTCCAATGcccataaatatacaaaattatcaGTAATGGTTTATAGaaatttataaatgatgaatagtTTCAACTTTAGATTGGCTGCTGCAAAAACCGAAAACAGTCAAAGAGGAACTCGACAGATTTAATGCACTTTCTAGCTCGTTACGCTTTGCCACGAGCCAAATATTCAGCAAACAGGTGCAGCGTGAGGTCACATGACTCATGACGTCACCACACAAGCACGTGCCCAATAGCAGGCTTCCGACCACTGTCTCGCCAAgatcaaataacatttacatttattaatttggcAGATGACTTTATGCAAAACAACTTACAAGGAACAACACATCACAAGCATTTACTCATTCAAATAAAGTGTGTTCATCTTCTCTTGTCCCAAACCGAGACCATTAACCGGATGTTCACGTTATTCACTTTATTATTCAAAAGCACAGGACACACATTTGAAATCTCAAAGGTAAGGCAATTCAATCATTAAGCTCTTTATTATTGATGAGTAATTCTCAATGTGTAATACTGCCCCCTGTGGCTTTAAATATGAACTAAACCATGTAAAACACCAGAAGTACACACAAAACCCTCTCACAAAACACATATGTGGTCACATTGGACTTTCTCATGGCACTTTGTGATCACTATGAAAAATATAAAGCGTACAGATGAGACAAATCGAAATATTGTACGATACCACTCAGATTCACATTTCACATCGATCTCTAAGTCATAcagtgagtgtatgagtgtgacATGCTTGTACGCCGAGCAAAAAGAAACCGATTTTATGTCATAATCAGGCCTGACTCGGTCAAGCTGTGCTATGATTGATTTTAAGTCATCACTATAAACTGATTGTAAACATAAGCTGATCTTCTGACTCTGCAAGACACTCAAATATACAAGAAtcttatatatgtaaaaaaaaaacacgacacagtttgtgcacatttgcgTGGCATTAAATGTAATACAACACTAATATATTTTCTGCTGTGTGTAGATAGAAGCTATAACCATCAGAGAAGAAACCCGGGAACCATGTTACACAAACAACGTACCTGTAATAATCAGACACACCTGGATACTGTACACACCTGGATTAATACAGTTTATAACCTATTACTCTGATGCATCTCAGCAGTATTTGGCTGTATATTCCTGACTATAAAGCGAACAGGGGTCTCGGGATCAGACACATCAAAACAAAGCACGTCTCCTCCTCACACGTCTTGGTGCATGAATATCCGTCGTCTGGAGCTGGTCACATGACGCTGCCACAGCAGCTGGACTTCTGCTTCTGGGACTCGATGTAATCGTGGATCTTGAACTTGGGCTCGTGGGGCTGCTGGATGTTTCTGTGCTTCAGTTCTCTGAATGAGACAACATATTAATCAATGtaataactaaaaatgaaaagagTTCAAGGAAACATTTGAATGCCGGTTCGACAAAGGCTTGAAAAACCTTGAAGCGCTTACATTTGAATAAACCTGTGAGTGTGATTAATTGTACTggatgtgcacttgtagtgtacttgtGATGTTAAAACTAACCGCggacaaaataattaattaaatgaaagggcactttttatttaaagtgaGACACTTTACACTTTACACACTTTATTACAAAGTGCAGTTTTTAAAAGTGTCCTTATGTCAAataaaaagttttactttaaaaatatatatatttttaatagtctttcgtcatgctttaaagaagtcCAGATACTTTAATGCAATGTATAGCGAGttattcaaaattacatttaaagttaatacattttaaatgtaactaaaGTGCAACTaaacaacattacaaacatatttcAATAGATGACATTCAGGCTTAAATagaaattgcattaaattatatcggagtttaccataaatgcttttcAGTACATTTGGCAATGCACTTTAACCATAGTTTACAGGCAATACAagtattttttatactttatatactttttaGCGATGTAATTATGTCCTACATAAGTGGGTCAAAACACTAACTATAACAaccatttaatttgtattatattaatatcaatgttgctTACTAATCAGATTGTCTCTGCATACAAGCAATAGTAATAGTGACAACTGTGTAAAATTCACTTAATGCTTATGTTATATACACAGAAAGTCTCAAACCTTGCTATGGCTTGGAAAGCGAGCTCCACATTGACGCCGGTCTTGGCACTTGTCTCCATGAAAGGGACTCCATATTCCTTCAAAGAAGAAAGCAGAGgattgcaattaaataaactgCTATGTTTACTGATTATTTGTAATAGCGGTTATatggatgtgttacattgatgtaCGCTCGTACCTTAGCCAGCTTCTCCCCTTCTTCATGTGTGATCACCCTCTCAGCAGCCATATCTGACTGTACAAACACAATTACACTGTAATATTACAGAgcaatgcatttgtgtttttgaaagacattttcTTAATAAAGTGAAACTACCCTCAAATACATGACATGTTCTTGTTGTCCTTacagaatcaaatcaaaatagTTTTAATCAGCTGTTAGGATTTAATTAAACGTCGTGGGTTAACCCTGTGAAGCCAAAGTTTGCATCATGTTTTATGGCTCCTGTAATATGATACAGGAGAATACGGAGCTCAAACAGAACATTTCTAATTTCATTCAGAGGCCCAAATTGAGGAAAAGAATGCAATTTGCTGCACAGAGAAAAAGAAATCCTGACAGCTTGTAGTGTAAATCAATAAGAACTTGTCTAACTTAGCCTAGTTTAGTTTGCCTGTAAATGCATTACTGTAAACACTCAGGGAAGAGCTGAAATGTTTCTCTCTGGTCACTGCAGAAGGACACAGAATCCTAATAAAGCCTACTGCATCATATTTGATTTGCAGGTAAATGATATACAGATGCTGTGAAACCTTTACGGACTGATCTTTACTGACATAAGCATAGATGTTAGAACAGCTTAATATTTCAAGATAAACACTTACTGGACTGGAGCTAGTTAGAGCAtcagttcacccataaatgactcaccctgaagtcatcctaggtgtatatgactttcttctttcagacgaactCGGTTGGAGttacagtacataaaaaaaatcgtctttgatctttcaagctgtttgataaACAAAGCTGACCTCAACATCATTTTGAATATAGATATTTTCTTAAAGcacatcgattcgctacaggaggtcTTTGTTCACCCCTCGGAGTCAtctaaaacactttattttaaaaggatgcactttttattaaaggtccccttcttcgtgattccatgttttaaactttagttagtgtgtaatgttgttgttagagtataaataatatctgaaaaattctaaagctcaaagttcaatgccaagcgagatattagattttaacagaattcgcctacaaaaaacgacccgtttggactacagccctctagttcctgcagtaatgacatcactagatccgttttttgactaaccaccgcccacatgaattcacaaacagggggcgtggccttgttgcgctccgacggagaagaaggaagagctgtttgtttttgtcgccatgtcgttgaaaagctgttattttcatctctgagtccaatcatctttgtttgggcttcccaggaacgctgtcctttgagattaatggttacaacttatgtttaactcggttcctgaaatttataatccacatgtaaaactatgtgcagctcattttgctgaggacaactttctcaatctcaatcagtttaatgccggattcacacaaagattattcttgaaagatggagcagttccctctttgtctggagaaggcgttgtttatggaacaaaactggtaagtgtattttattatttaagttggtgcgtttaacagtttctgtaacttactacacaaagggcaacgctgtttagctttgttaactagatgttagggctgtgcaaaaaaacgaatgcggttttccaggagggcagcctgctctcagctgctgtcgaatcacagcacaggaaccgctggcccaatcagaactcgttacgtgtttctgaaggagaggcttcatagaacaaggaagtcatcagcctgtttttgtgacagtgaaaacagcagtatacagataggtgaattgtgtgaaaaatactgtgttttttacacgcgaaacatgaacgttatattgcacactgtaaacacaatcaaagcttcaaaaaagcgcgtaaaacgggaccatTAAACTTCCCACGgaccgatgcagtgcaacacccgctgagtggcatcaaacagcttgaaagatcaaagaaacatttttaatataactaacTTTAATATAAATATCACGCTCCATTCATCATTTTTATACAAATCAAATATGATCCACCAGacttttgaacatttatttgttcatgtcTCTGTCATCATTGTATTGCAGTGCATTATATGCTTTGCCCACCACcattaaatatcttttttaaGACGAATCTATTGTTAGATATAGAATGATGGCATATTCACATGTAACTTTGGTAAGTAGTCTGTCGTTATAAAGATCTTTTATCTAATCtgttcctttatatatatatatatatatatatatatatatatatatatatatatatatatatatatatatatatatgtatatataaaatttccaGCATATCTTTCATATGCCAGGCTTTAGAGGTTTAAGCATTCAGTCACACATTCCCTTCCTCTTAGTCATTTTCCATCCTTCTGTCTCAATACTAACAGTGTTTTTTGCTTGAGGGACAAGTCAAAATGTTCAGTGTAAACAGCCTGTACTGAACCCAGGAGCTTTCCTTTCATATCAGACATTAGGGGGCACTATTTAATCCACTGCAAAACCAGTTAGAGCAGTTAAACCAGAACACACCCTAACCACACACCACAAGGTAAATGCCAACCAAAGGTGGCAAAAATGCTCGTCTAAAATGAATTAATGCCTAAAATGACACACTGACTCATAAAAGGCAGAAAAACATAAatgagattaaaaaagaaaagaaaaaattgatCTGTAgccctctctctcttgctctctctctcgctctctctctgtgtgtgtgtgcattaaacattatatgcacatttaaagAGGGACTGCTTATTTCTGATCACTCCGTTCAGGAAGTCCCACTTACCTTGTTGCCAAGCAACATGATGACCACATCCTTCTGTGCATACTCATAGATTTCAGTCAGCCAGGCCTGCGTGGCGAtaagacatgcaaaaaaaaaaaaacactttgaaggACAAGAAACACTTCTGTGGTAGAAATGAATTTCATCTCACAACCCACGCTAACCGCAGCAAGAAAACGAGAACATCAAATAAACAGGCGTCTTAAAACGTCTCAAAATGTTAGTTTGTCTCACTCTGATGTTGTCGAAGGAGGACTTCCTGGTGATGTCATACAGCAGCAGTAGAGCTGGAATGGGAAGCACAGCGAGTTTAAGTCACACCGTACTGTATGACTCAAGCTGAGCTTTATAGtcattaaacacacactcaaaagtCTGCCGTGTTCTTTAGGAGATGTGACTGTACAAATTTCACCGCAGTGTTTAAAGTTCACTGCAGTGATCTATCACAGAGACTGAAACTAAACTAAATCTTCTTTCTACACTACGTTAAACAAAgatgatgtatttaaatgtgtgtgtgtgtcgctgtcTGGATTAAGAGAAGTAAATGCGTAAGATTTAATGATTCGATCATTATTGCATTGATTAATGTGTTTCTGGCATGTTGTATGTTTGGCAAcatcactttttatttcacaaacaaCCATGCACATACTCCAGGATGATAATTCATCAAGCTCAAACTTGGCCGCCACAGAGTCCTGACCTCAGCCCCACTGAAAGGCTTTGGGACGTGCTACATGACTTACTGTTATGATAAAGATACCGCACCAGTAATGGAGTCTGTTAGATGTGCAAACGTCTCAGTGAAGATGGCGTATTTACCCTGAGCATCTCTGTAGTAAGCGTGAGTAACACTGCGAAACCTCTCCTGACCGGCCGTGTCCCACATCTGCAGAAGAGGAGCGTTAACAGGTCAAGCTTCATTGACG comes from Carassius auratus strain Wakin chromosome 3, ASM336829v1, whole genome shotgun sequence and encodes:
- the LOC113052716 gene encoding ras-related protein Rab-37-like, whose amino-acid sequence is MSMRKATLSENEVRNGTSRNVLERCASVNEYFDIAFKVMLLGDSAVGKTCILVRFKDGAFLGGNFIATVGIDFRNKVVTVDNMKVKLQMWDTAGQERFRSVTHAYYRDAQALLLLYDITRKSSFDNIRAWLTEIYEYAQKDVVIMLLGNKSDMAAERVITHEEGEKLAKEYGVPFMETSAKTGVNVELAFQAIARELKHRNIQQPHEPKFKIHDYIESQKQKSSCCGSVM